The Agarilytica rhodophyticola genome has a window encoding:
- a CDS encoding FG-GAP repeat domain-containing protein — MLYPYMYAAILLIGLLSSATKTSAQTQNPLFTTHKVTLPFAIKQPALAANLTEHKGKELIFIGTDNNEKRWLSIFTYDQGNKQFSQLDKVSLPDSVIAYDIGVGEKQSLYFLTKDKLLKYIPPKKQQENNPKIEEALAIKSIFLLDEVPSLKQRNFVKDINDDKKDDIVLPHFERLNLWLSDKNSGGWTYQPIAIPPSVKSNSSGVSFSQPPLFFIDMNFDNKSDIVESHQEGINVYLQDDTGKFSSTPVAIKISDDIHNQEWWEVDEDDGQGLDQSKLSYRYLENVKDLNGDGAPDLVVRLTKSSGVFKRTNDYEFYFGDKESGLTRFKKVATTMIAPEKTLSDLVFVDIDNDGTLEVMTSSFNISLSKIIGALLSGGIAQKFLVFTMDENERFQEKPLAQRKVKLKFSISQGQSGFPLTKVIDVNGDNFKDLIFSSDSKKINVVLAQKNSEKPYSSSVIKFATQVPTDSENILDEDINGDGKQDIIMHYGRLDDAELLKTVNVLLAN; from the coding sequence ATGCTATATCCGTACATGTATGCAGCAATATTATTAATAGGTCTACTATCAAGCGCGACCAAGACTAGCGCGCAAACCCAAAATCCCCTATTTACTACTCATAAAGTAACGCTACCTTTTGCTATTAAGCAACCAGCCTTAGCAGCTAACCTAACCGAACACAAAGGTAAAGAGTTGATTTTCATTGGTACAGATAACAATGAAAAAAGATGGCTAAGTATATTCACATACGATCAGGGAAATAAACAATTTAGCCAGTTAGATAAAGTTAGCCTTCCGGACTCTGTAATTGCTTACGACATAGGCGTGGGAGAAAAACAGTCACTTTACTTTCTAACTAAGGACAAACTGTTAAAGTACATACCACCGAAAAAACAACAAGAGAATAACCCAAAGATCGAGGAAGCTCTTGCAATAAAATCAATTTTTTTATTAGATGAAGTACCCTCTTTAAAACAAAGAAACTTTGTTAAAGATATTAATGATGACAAAAAAGACGATATAGTTCTACCACATTTTGAACGTCTAAATTTATGGCTATCAGATAAGAATAGTGGCGGATGGACATATCAACCTATAGCTATACCGCCGTCGGTAAAATCAAATTCTAGTGGTGTTAGTTTCTCTCAGCCACCCTTATTTTTTATTGATATGAACTTTGACAACAAGAGTGATATTGTTGAGTCTCACCAGGAAGGCATTAATGTATATTTGCAAGATGATACAGGAAAATTTTCTTCGACACCGGTAGCTATTAAAATATCAGATGATATTCATAACCAAGAGTGGTGGGAGGTTGATGAAGATGATGGGCAGGGTTTAGACCAGAGTAAACTTTCTTATCGTTATTTGGAAAACGTTAAAGATTTGAATGGTGATGGTGCTCCAGATTTGGTTGTCCGTTTAACAAAAAGTTCTGGTGTTTTTAAACGTACAAATGATTATGAATTCTATTTTGGAGATAAAGAATCAGGCCTTACTCGATTTAAAAAGGTAGCGACAACTATGATCGCACCAGAGAAAACACTATCAGACCTTGTATTTGTAGATATTGATAACGACGGTACCCTGGAGGTAATGACATCTTCTTTTAATATAAGCCTAAGCAAAATTATTGGAGCTTTATTATCAGGAGGTATTGCGCAAAAATTTTTAGTATTCACGATGGACGAAAATGAGAGATTTCAAGAAAAGCCATTAGCCCAAAGAAAAGTCAAACTAAAGTTTAGTATCAGTCAAGGACAAAGTGGTTTTCCATTAACCAAGGTTATCGATGTCAATGGTGACAATTTTAAGGATCTTATTTTTTCAAGTGATAGTAAAAAGATTAATGTTGTACTTGCTCAAAAGAATAGCGAGAAACCCTATTCATCATCGGTAATTAAATTTGCTACACAGGTTCCAACTGACAGCGAAAATATTTTAGATGAGGATATCAACGGAGATGGTAAACAGGATATTATTATGCATTACGGCAGATTAGATGATGCCGAGCTACTAAAAACTGTTAATGTACTACTTGCCAATTGA
- a CDS encoding sodium:solute symporter family protein yields the protein MNLSWIDILVIALYIGGTLLLGLYVSRLASKDIKSYFLAGKTIPWWALGVSNASGMFDITGTMWLVSMCFVYGLKSAWLPWLWPIFNQVFLMVYLSSWLRRSNVMTGAQWLQTRFGSGKGSELCQLIVVIFAIVSAVGFIAYAFKGIGKFAAIFFPWGLSPDTYAIIIFAITTLYVVKGGMYSVVFTEIVQFIVMTIAAISVGVIAMKAVSVEQLAQATPDGWDELFFGWTLNLNWQGVIDSVNVKMNEDGFELFGLLVMMMVFKGVISSMAGPVPNYDMQRILATKNAKEAAKMSGFVSLVMFFPRYMMVAGLTILALVYMGPDIQSQGSHFDFEQILPYAINNFVPVGLTGLLIAGLLAAFMSTFAATVNAAPVYFVNDIYKRYFCPNGENRTYIRVGYLVSILLVVVGVGLGLLLNTINDIMQWIFGALFGGYAASNLLKWHWWRFNSYGYFWGMMAGLVGSLILPLVMPDVQPLMAFPLLLLFGLIGSIAGTLLTPAESEEVLCEFYKRVRPWGVWQPIHDKVCANDTEFKGNQDFRRDMTNVAIGVVWQMTLVVMPIYLVIRQWWPMLWALVVLLISSWLLKKNWLDKLED from the coding sequence ATGAATTTAAGCTGGATCGATATTCTTGTTATTGCGCTGTATATAGGAGGAACTCTGCTGTTAGGCTTGTATGTTTCTCGCCTTGCCAGCAAAGATATTAAATCGTATTTTTTGGCTGGTAAAACAATTCCTTGGTGGGCATTGGGTGTTTCTAATGCATCTGGTATGTTTGATATCACCGGCACTATGTGGTTGGTGTCGATGTGTTTTGTCTACGGATTAAAGAGCGCGTGGTTACCTTGGTTATGGCCCATTTTTAATCAAGTATTCCTGATGGTCTATTTATCTAGTTGGTTACGCCGTTCAAATGTCATGACTGGAGCTCAATGGCTACAAACGCGTTTCGGCTCTGGTAAAGGCTCGGAGCTTTGTCAGTTAATCGTGGTAATTTTCGCCATTGTCAGTGCTGTTGGTTTTATTGCTTATGCATTTAAGGGAATAGGAAAGTTTGCAGCAATTTTCTTTCCCTGGGGCTTATCACCTGATACTTATGCGATCATTATTTTTGCTATTACGACTCTCTATGTTGTGAAAGGCGGAATGTACAGTGTTGTTTTTACTGAAATTGTGCAATTTATAGTGATGACCATCGCAGCGATTAGTGTCGGGGTTATTGCGATGAAAGCTGTGAGTGTTGAGCAATTAGCGCAAGCTACTCCAGATGGTTGGGATGAGTTATTTTTTGGTTGGACACTAAATCTTAATTGGCAAGGTGTTATTGATAGTGTCAATGTAAAAATGAATGAAGATGGCTTTGAGCTATTTGGCCTACTGGTAATGATGATGGTTTTTAAAGGTGTAATATCAAGTATGGCAGGTCCTGTACCAAACTATGATATGCAGAGAATCCTGGCTACGAAGAATGCAAAAGAAGCGGCTAAAATGAGTGGTTTTGTATCTTTAGTGATGTTTTTCCCCCGCTATATGATGGTTGCGGGTTTAACAATACTCGCTCTGGTTTATATGGGACCTGATATCCAATCGCAAGGCAGTCACTTTGATTTTGAACAAATATTACCTTACGCCATTAATAATTTTGTTCCGGTTGGTTTAACTGGGCTGCTAATTGCGGGCTTATTGGCAGCATTTATGTCGACCTTTGCGGCAACAGTCAATGCGGCTCCGGTCTATTTTGTGAATGATATATATAAGCGCTACTTTTGTCCTAATGGTGAAAATCGCACTTATATACGAGTGGGCTACTTGGTTTCGATACTTTTGGTTGTAGTTGGGGTGGGTTTAGGTCTTTTATTGAATACCATTAACGATATTATGCAATGGATTTTTGGAGCGTTATTTGGCGGTTATGCAGCATCGAACTTACTTAAATGGCATTGGTGGAGGTTCAATTCTTATGGTTACTTCTGGGGCATGATGGCAGGCCTAGTAGGCTCACTAATTTTACCTTTAGTTATGCCGGATGTGCAGCCATTAATGGCTTTTCCTCTACTATTGTTATTTGGCTTAATAGGATCGATAGCCGGTACACTTCTAACACCTGCTGAATCTGAAGAAGTACTGTGTGAATTTTATAAGCGTGTGAGACCGTGGGGGGTTTGGCAACCGATACATGATAAAGTCTGTGCTAATGATACTGAATTTAAAGGGAATCAAGATTTTCGCCGAGATATGACAAATGTTGCCATTGGTGTTGTTTGGCAAATGACACTAGTAGTAATGCCTATTTATCTTGTTATCCGTCAATGGTGGCCGATGTTGTGGGCTTTAGTCGTGTTACTTATAAGCTCCTGGCTTCTGAAAAAGAATTGGCTTGATAAACTTGAAGATTAA
- a CDS encoding BadF/BadG/BcrA/BcrD ATPase family protein, whose protein sequence is MFYPTNIATLLANDNLFFVGIDGGATNCRASIFNAEGTLLASGRSGSANPVNGVEKTLDSILQAVNSAIEHLQRADIGLANLVVGAGLAGLALPAMQQALAKWQHPFYALYITTDTYVATLGAHEGEDGAIIILGTGFSALAIVKGKEHPVGGHGFPIGATCSGSWFGLEAVKAVLLDIDKLGPATSLTKELLCDSSLMELVERMNNALAPEFARYAPAVFKHAQDGDNVAQSLIAEGAKFIDQVITRLLSFGVSRIAFVGSIAPHIVPHLKQSYQPHIVRVKASPEQGAMMFARSRFIATKK, encoded by the coding sequence ATGTTTTATCCAACTAATATTGCAACACTTTTAGCTAATGACAATTTATTCTTTGTTGGGATTGATGGTGGTGCAACTAACTGTCGGGCGAGTATATTTAATGCAGAAGGCACTCTTCTAGCTTCTGGACGATCCGGATCTGCTAATCCTGTTAATGGCGTGGAGAAAACTTTAGATTCAATTTTACAGGCCGTCAACAGTGCTATTGAGCATTTACAACGTGCTGATATTGGCTTAGCTAATCTGGTTGTAGGTGCAGGCCTCGCGGGCCTCGCCTTACCAGCTATGCAACAGGCCTTGGCTAAATGGCAACACCCATTCTACGCTCTCTATATAACTACCGACACCTATGTCGCGACGTTAGGGGCTCATGAGGGGGAAGACGGAGCTATCATTATTCTTGGTACCGGATTTAGCGCTCTAGCTATTGTTAAAGGAAAAGAGCACCCTGTTGGTGGTCATGGCTTTCCTATTGGTGCTACCTGTAGTGGATCATGGTTTGGGCTTGAAGCTGTGAAAGCGGTGTTATTAGATATTGATAAGCTCGGGCCTGCTACATCGTTAACAAAAGAACTATTATGTGATAGTAGTCTTATGGAACTGGTAGAAAGGATGAACAATGCACTTGCTCCAGAGTTTGCTCGCTATGCCCCTGCAGTGTTTAAACATGCGCAAGATGGTGATAATGTCGCCCAAAGTTTAATTGCGGAAGGCGCCAAATTTATCGATCAAGTAATAACGCGTTTACTTTCTTTCGGTGTCTCTCGTATTGCCTTTGTTGGCAGTATCGCCCCTCATATCGTTCCACACCTCAAACAAAGCTATCAACCTCATATTGTCAGGGTAAAAGCTTCACCTGAGCAAGGTGCAATGATGTTTGCTCGTAGCCGCTTTATCGCAACGAAAAAATAG
- a CDS encoding sugar MFS transporter: MSSPKESNYSYAFPVVTALFFAWGFITALNDVLIPHLRNVFELSVFQSTLVQFAFFGAYFIGSLIYFAISATRGDPIARIGYKKGLILGLIIAACGCLLFIPAASFKIYIFFLFALFTLGLGLTLLQIAANPYVALLGKPETASARLNLSQAFNSFGTTISPVIGGYLIFEFFNTSTNAADSVKIPYAALASAFLLLAIGIAFVELPSLGKKDQENSGSALRYKNLVWGIGAIFCYVGAEVAIGSLLINFTTLPEILNVEEVEASKLLALYWGGAMVGRFVGSIAMSNWSSKFYRLLSMFVVSIVLFLLITTIAGLSLIDSLPFLIFIALNIVIVLLCRGAPSATLSAFAFIASVLLLIGVLSSGTTAFWAITAIGLFNSIMWPNIFTLSIAGLGDDTSQGSSLLVMAILGGALVPPMQGLVADIFGLQASFLFPIICYAYIMFFGLVGYKPIKR; the protein is encoded by the coding sequence ATGTCATCCCCAAAAGAAAGTAATTACTCTTATGCATTTCCAGTAGTAACAGCATTATTCTTTGCATGGGGATTTATTACTGCGCTAAATGATGTTCTCATTCCCCACTTAAGAAACGTTTTTGAATTAAGTGTTTTTCAATCTACACTTGTCCAGTTTGCCTTTTTTGGTGCCTATTTTATAGGCTCTCTTATCTATTTTGCGATTAGTGCGACTCGTGGTGATCCAATAGCTCGTATTGGTTATAAAAAAGGGTTGATATTGGGGTTGATCATTGCTGCATGTGGCTGTCTTCTTTTCATTCCTGCGGCATCATTTAAAATCTATATATTTTTTCTATTTGCATTATTTACTTTAGGCCTGGGGTTAACCTTATTGCAAATAGCAGCTAATCCTTATGTTGCGTTATTGGGAAAACCTGAAACTGCTTCCGCTCGATTGAATTTATCCCAAGCATTTAATTCTTTTGGCACTACTATTTCTCCAGTAATTGGCGGTTATCTAATTTTCGAATTTTTTAATACAAGTACTAACGCCGCAGATTCGGTGAAAATTCCTTATGCAGCTCTTGCTTCGGCATTTTTGTTACTTGCCATCGGAATTGCTTTCGTTGAGCTTCCAAGCTTAGGCAAAAAAGACCAAGAAAATTCTGGCAGCGCCCTTCGATATAAAAATTTAGTTTGGGGTATTGGCGCGATATTCTGTTATGTTGGTGCTGAAGTGGCGATAGGGAGCCTTCTAATTAATTTCACCACATTGCCTGAAATTTTAAATGTAGAAGAAGTTGAAGCAAGCAAATTACTTGCACTTTATTGGGGCGGTGCTATGGTCGGCCGGTTCGTCGGCTCGATAGCAATGAGTAATTGGTCTTCGAAGTTCTATCGTTTACTATCAATGTTTGTAGTTTCGATAGTCTTATTCTTGCTAATTACGACCATCGCTGGACTGTCATTAATTGATAGTCTCCCTTTTCTCATTTTTATTGCTTTAAATATCGTTATCGTATTGCTGTGTCGTGGTGCACCTTCGGCTACCTTGTCTGCCTTTGCCTTCATTGCCTCAGTTTTGTTACTTATCGGGGTATTAAGTTCTGGCACCACCGCATTCTGGGCAATTACGGCGATAGGTTTATTTAACTCAATTATGTGGCCGAATATATTTACATTGTCTATTGCTGGTCTTGGCGACGATACTAGCCAAGGGTCTTCGCTATTGGTAATGGCTATTCTTGGTGGTGCTCTAGTGCCGCCTATGCAAGGTTTAGTTGCGGACATTTTCGGTTTGCAGGCTTCATTTTTATTTCCAATCATTTGTTATGCCTACATTATGTTTTTTGGTTTGGTCGGTTATAAGCCAATTAAAAGATAA
- a CDS encoding DUF1624 domain-containing protein yields MTEAQANKNNVRRKRIDSIDIMRGLVILIMMVDHVRDMFYLQHKVSDPLNIDVIPTALFFTRSLAHLCAPSFILLAGLSAWLYAHPTSGEIRSPSRFLFTRGLFLVVLEITVIAIAWNVSPIPKNIWLQVIWATGLSMMALAVLVHIPRWPLFALGLIIVFGHNLLTPISFDTSESGYILWTILHDRGYLLSDSFVNIYVSYPVLPWIGVIVLGYSLGPIYSQLFSPDSRRKILFFLGLGCLLLMLLLRSFNIYGETLSWEYSDSIVKSVMSFINYTKYPPSLLFLLLTLGICFLILPRLENVENMLTRVLKVFGSAPMFVYILHLYLLVLAKVLTTLVLNPGSGEQIGFYSVLGIWSGGILLMISSYYPTKKFATYKRNSKKWWLRYL; encoded by the coding sequence TTGACCGAAGCTCAAGCAAACAAAAATAATGTAAGACGTAAAAGAATTGATTCTATTGATATCATGCGTGGATTGGTCATTTTGATCATGATGGTAGATCATGTTAGAGATATGTTTTATCTCCAGCACAAGGTGTCAGACCCTCTGAATATTGATGTTATTCCAACGGCCTTATTTTTTACTCGTTCATTGGCGCATTTATGTGCTCCTAGCTTTATCTTACTAGCGGGGCTGTCTGCTTGGCTATATGCTCACCCCACTTCCGGGGAAATTAGGAGTCCAAGTCGTTTTCTTTTTACCCGAGGTCTATTCTTAGTTGTGCTAGAGATAACAGTAATTGCCATCGCGTGGAATGTTTCACCTATCCCTAAAAATATATGGTTGCAAGTTATCTGGGCAACAGGTCTAAGTATGATGGCTTTAGCCGTACTTGTTCATATCCCCAGATGGCCGTTGTTTGCCCTAGGCTTAATAATTGTTTTTGGGCACAATTTGCTCACCCCAATTTCATTTGATACAAGCGAATCAGGATATATTTTATGGACAATTCTGCATGACAGAGGTTATCTGCTTTCAGATAGCTTTGTTAATATTTATGTCAGTTATCCCGTATTGCCATGGATAGGTGTTATTGTCCTAGGTTACTCCTTGGGGCCTATTTATTCACAGCTGTTTAGCCCGGACTCCCGCAGAAAAATATTATTCTTCTTAGGCCTTGGCTGTTTACTTTTAATGTTACTCTTGAGAAGTTTTAATATTTATGGTGAAACCTTATCTTGGGAATACAGCGACAGTATCGTTAAGTCTGTTATGTCGTTTATAAATTACACAAAATATCCACCATCCTTGTTATTTCTATTATTAACATTGGGTATATGCTTCCTAATTTTGCCGAGACTGGAAAACGTAGAGAATATGTTAACTCGTGTATTAAAAGTTTTCGGTTCTGCTCCAATGTTTGTATATATATTACATTTGTATCTATTAGTGCTTGCAAAAGTTCTTACTACATTAGTTTTAAATCCTGGAAGTGGGGAGCAGATAGGTTTTTACAGTGTACTAGGGATATGGAGTGGAGGAATTCTACTAATGATTTCTTCATATTACCCTACGAAGAAATTCGCAACATATAAACGTAATTCTAAAAAATGGTGGCTACGTTATCTTTAG
- a CDS encoding CZB domain-containing protein — protein sequence MALSISISSENSFIQTVKLDHLVWKSEVYRVFWKQSNKDISAFADHTECRLGKWYYQGNGKKYYSHLQSFKKMETVHHQVHEYGIAALRNVEKNNINSAFIEIEKMEDASNKVLELLSDLESDIFTYYHKRHDENKDSVNLF from the coding sequence ATGGCGCTATCCATATCCATTTCTTCTGAGAATAGCTTTATACAAACGGTAAAATTAGACCACCTTGTGTGGAAAAGTGAGGTATATCGTGTTTTCTGGAAACAGTCTAATAAAGATATTTCTGCTTTTGCCGATCATACTGAATGCCGTCTAGGCAAATGGTACTATCAAGGGAATGGGAAAAAATATTACAGTCATCTTCAATCCTTTAAAAAGATGGAAACAGTACATCACCAAGTACATGAATATGGCATTGCTGCGTTAAGAAATGTTGAAAAAAATAATATAAATAGCGCTTTCATAGAAATAGAAAAAATGGAAGATGCAAGTAATAAAGTATTAGAATTACTTTCAGATTTAGAGTCAGATATATTTACCTATTATCATAAACGCCATGATGAAAATAAAGATAGCGTTAATTTATTTTAG
- the creC gene encoding two-component system sensor histidine kinase CreC, with product MKLTFASRIFAGYFIVVGIAAWFLVNTLVEEIKPVVRQSVEYTLADTSNILAEILKEQVARGAISPNIQSALDNVKARELDAKIWGFPKKNITLNFYVTNKYGTVIYDSAGRHQGKDFSKWRDVYLTLRGKYGARSTQEDPNDPFSTVMHVAAPILKNSEIIGVVTTYTPNISLQPFLDTSRQSALRKGMLLLFISLIVGGFISYWLSQAISQLVKYAEKVKLGERVKLPKLGRGELNQLVLALESMRRELEGKHYVEQYVQQLTHELKSPVAAIKGAAELISVETPVEIQQRFLSNIQQQSDRIESIINKMLYLSALENTNSLEHSSDVNIVKICQTAINQKKAKADTKSIKLEAIYPELNAETYGDQALLQLAVDNLLDNAIDFGFNSTTIIIEVVIDQKFISVHIQNQGEHIPDYALNRVYERFYSLPRPEGAPKSTGLGLSFVLEVVNLHHGRIVLNNVEGGVMAALDLPKEI from the coding sequence ATGAAACTGACATTCGCAAGTCGTATTTTTGCAGGCTACTTCATCGTTGTGGGAATTGCCGCTTGGTTTTTGGTCAACACCCTAGTGGAAGAAATTAAACCTGTTGTTCGTCAAAGTGTTGAGTACACTCTTGCTGATACGTCTAATATTCTTGCTGAAATTCTAAAAGAGCAAGTTGCTCGAGGCGCAATTAGCCCAAATATCCAAAGTGCGCTTGACAATGTAAAAGCCCGTGAATTAGACGCTAAAATTTGGGGTTTTCCGAAGAAAAATATCACGTTAAATTTTTATGTCACAAATAAGTATGGCACAGTGATATACGATTCAGCAGGACGGCATCAGGGAAAAGACTTTTCTAAATGGCGCGATGTTTATTTAACGTTACGTGGTAAGTACGGTGCTAGATCAACCCAAGAAGATCCTAATGATCCTTTTAGTACGGTAATGCATGTCGCTGCGCCGATTCTTAAAAATAGTGAAATTATTGGTGTGGTGACAACTTACACACCAAATATATCTCTGCAACCCTTTCTTGATACTAGTCGCCAAAGTGCTCTGCGAAAAGGGATGCTTCTTTTATTTATCTCTCTAATAGTTGGTGGTTTTATTTCATATTGGCTCAGTCAGGCCATTAGCCAGCTTGTTAAATATGCAGAAAAAGTAAAACTCGGCGAACGAGTAAAATTGCCCAAGCTTGGGCGTGGGGAATTAAACCAATTAGTATTAGCTTTAGAAAGCATGCGACGTGAGTTAGAAGGTAAGCATTATGTCGAGCAGTATGTGCAGCAACTCACCCATGAATTAAAAAGTCCTGTGGCGGCAATAAAAGGAGCTGCCGAGTTGATCTCCGTAGAAACTCCAGTAGAGATACAGCAGCGATTCTTAAGTAATATTCAACAACAGTCTGATCGCATAGAGTCAATAATTAATAAAATGCTATACCTTAGCGCTTTGGAAAATACTAATAGCCTTGAACATTCTAGTGATGTGAATATAGTAAAAATCTGTCAAACGGCGATTAATCAAAAGAAAGCTAAAGCTGACACTAAAAGTATAAAATTAGAAGCAATTTATCCGGAACTTAATGCTGAAACCTATGGAGATCAAGCGCTCTTGCAACTAGCGGTGGATAATTTGCTCGATAATGCAATTGACTTCGGTTTTAATAGCACCACTATTATTATTGAAGTTGTTATCGATCAAAAGTTTATTTCTGTGCATATTCAAAACCAAGGCGAACATATACCTGACTACGCATTAAATCGTGTCTATGAACGCTTTTACTCTTTACCTCGCCCCGAAGGAGCACCAAAAAGTACAGGCTTGGGACTCAGCTTCGTTTTAGAAGTTGTCAATCTTCATCATGGTCGTATTGTTTTAAATAATGTAGAAGGCGGTGTAATGGCTGCACTTGATTTGCCAAAAGAAATATAA
- the creB gene encoding two-component system response regulator CreB codes for MQKHTILIVDDEPTIAQTLEYALQCEGFFVETCQLGKDAIDLVYSNHNTSDNYALIVLDIGLPDISGIEVCKQIRKFSDIPVLFLTARDSEIDRIIGLEIGGDDYVTKPFSPREVATRVKVILKRYGFQRDSQQELSKLNKEQTLQIDLEKASVVFFGESLNLTRYEFLLLKTLAEHPERVFSRSRLMDIIWPESVASMERSIDTHIKTLRSKLREVNDQCDVIKTHRGLGYSLNRL; via the coding sequence ATGCAAAAGCATACTATTTTAATTGTTGATGATGAACCCACAATAGCTCAGACACTTGAGTATGCCTTGCAGTGTGAGGGCTTTTTTGTTGAGACGTGTCAATTGGGGAAGGATGCGATTGACTTAGTCTATTCAAATCATAATACCTCGGATAATTATGCGCTGATAGTACTGGATATAGGCTTGCCCGATATTAGTGGTATTGAAGTGTGCAAGCAGATACGTAAATTTAGTGATATTCCAGTATTATTTTTGACCGCTCGAGATAGTGAAATAGATCGGATTATTGGCCTCGAAATTGGTGGCGATGATTATGTCACTAAGCCTTTCAGTCCAAGGGAAGTCGCCACACGAGTTAAAGTTATTTTAAAACGTTATGGCTTTCAGCGTGACTCTCAACAAGAACTAAGTAAGCTAAATAAAGAGCAAACTCTACAGATTGACTTAGAAAAAGCTTCTGTCGTATTTTTTGGTGAGTCTCTTAACCTAACTCGTTATGAGTTTCTACTACTTAAAACCTTAGCCGAGCATCCAGAGCGAGTTTTTTCTCGCAGTAGATTAATGGATATTATCTGGCCCGAATCTGTTGCGAGTATGGAGCGCTCAATTGATACTCATATCAAGACTTTGCGTTCTAAATTGCGAGAAGTAAATGATCAATGTGATGTGATTAAGACCCATCGAGGGCTGGGGTATAGCCTCAACCGTCTATGA
- a CDS encoding lipase family protein, producing the protein MSDDYSLSPKEAAFIAANAYFTLAGWEKRYQFNMSGAKGKAPKVSRGQASNSVVSRNVVGKGPLSVAKTGISGGSVTKTIGGSTGSNLLGRVKTGFGYMLQFERGGKQHLVIATRGTRPEIGYPDLLTDVNISIGRHFPGIGPVHSGFYDTYKSLMPTLSSAGDVINAADVVHCVGHSLGGAVANLVAIFAAKKGANVKLYTFGAPRVGLKDAAYDKKMNALLGEENIYRVSHNLDPIPMIPIAPYIHVHPHIKDRNNFFLKSPISSISMDNHDTNYYISSVGAKSWDSVRSASLAEIDMDKHYFQSWSNDENWLKRSLGVAGNKGMAILLRILRGMLATTGEIVTGIATVFDLIALALKSGITFVSNIWSAAVRFIGECARVVGLGVEISQSALKKLLDKMMAELKITAKLAMATASRVAKSKEFEAILAISLAGGSLGLLMI; encoded by the coding sequence ATGTCTGATGATTATTCCTTAAGTCCTAAAGAAGCTGCTTTTATTGCTGCCAACGCTTACTTTACTCTAGCGGGGTGGGAAAAACGTTACCAGTTCAATATGAGTGGCGCTAAGGGTAAAGCACCGAAGGTGAGTAGAGGGCAAGCCAGCAACTCCGTTGTTAGTCGCAATGTTGTTGGTAAAGGCCCTCTTTCTGTAGCTAAAACTGGAATTTCAGGTGGCTCTGTAACTAAAACCATTGGTGGTTCCACAGGGAGTAATCTGCTTGGAAGAGTTAAGACAGGCTTTGGTTATATGCTGCAATTTGAGCGTGGCGGCAAGCAACATCTGGTGATTGCTACGCGGGGAACACGGCCTGAAATTGGCTATCCTGATTTATTAACGGATGTAAATATCAGTATAGGCAGACACTTCCCTGGCATTGGGCCTGTGCATAGTGGCTTTTATGATACATACAAATCGTTAATGCCAACATTGTCATCTGCTGGTGATGTGATTAATGCGGCTGATGTTGTTCACTGTGTTGGCCATAGTCTAGGGGGAGCCGTTGCAAATCTTGTTGCGATATTTGCTGCTAAAAAAGGGGCCAATGTTAAACTTTATACCTTTGGGGCTCCTCGTGTAGGTCTTAAAGATGCTGCTTATGACAAAAAGATGAATGCTTTACTTGGAGAGGAAAATATTTATCGTGTTAGTCATAACCTTGATCCGATTCCGATGATCCCAATTGCACCTTATATTCATGTTCATCCACATATTAAAGACCGGAATAACTTTTTCTTAAAATCGCCTATCAGCTCGATCAGCATGGATAACCATGATACTAATTACTATATATCGAGTGTCGGTGCCAAGAGCTGGGATTCTGTGCGCTCTGCGTCACTGGCTGAAATAGATATGGATAAACACTATTTCCAGTCATGGTCAAATGATGAAAACTGGCTAAAACGCAGCCTTGGTGTCGCTGGCAACAAAGGAATGGCCATCCTATTACGAATTTTGCGCGGTATGTTGGCAACTACTGGTGAAATTGTCACTGGAATAGCTACGGTTTTTGATCTAATTGCCTTAGCCTTAAAATCAGGTATCACATTTGTCTCCAATATTTGGTCTGCTGCTGTCAGGTTTATTGGCGAGTGTGCAAGAGTTGTTGGCCTCGGTGTAGAAATATCCCAGAGTGCCTTAAAGAAATTGCTTGATAAAATGATGGCTGAGTTGAAAATCACGGCAAAATTGGCCATGGCTACCGCTTCACGTGTTGCCAAGTCAAAAGAGTTTGAAGCAATCTTAGCGATTAGTCTCGCTGGAGGGTCACTAGGATTACTCATGATTTAA